In the Pogoniulus pusillus isolate bPogPus1 chromosome 4, bPogPus1.pri, whole genome shotgun sequence genome, one interval contains:
- the LOC135174327 gene encoding struthiocalcin-2-like, with protein MGGTLGGTATSPPLPGDKIPWGLWPGTLRVQPAPTPCPRRAQHAGEVTMTACMPLLLVPLGCLLLASSLRGQEVPTCARGWVPFGDGCYRFFSQELSWRRAEAFCQRLGGHLASVHSEQEQEVVAALRPARPALDTEEEEEEELDEGVWIGLHHPLGSQHWQWSDGSQLDFGPWQLGHGGRGCAALQGTTEPSRWHSDSCGDRKPFVCRATA; from the exons ATGGGTGGCACCTTGGGTGGCACTGCCACCTCCCCGCCCCTGCCTGGGGATAAAATCCCCTGGGGGCTATGGCCTGGCACCCTGAGGGTCCAGCCAGCACCCACACCGTGCCCACGCCGTGCCCAGCACGCAG GCGAGGTGACAATGACAGCCTGcatgccactgctgctggtgccactgggatgcctgctgctggcctcctccctgcgtg GACAAGAGGTGCCCACCTGTGCCCGGGGCTGGGTGCCCTTTGGGGATGGGTGCTACAGGTTCTTCTcccaggagctgagctggaggagggcagag GCCTTCTGCCAGCGCCTCGGCGGGCACCTGGCGTCGGTGCACAgcgagcaggagcaggaggtggtCGCTGCCCTGCGGCCCGCCCGCCCCGCGCTCGAcaccgaggaggaggaggaggaggagctggatgAAGGAGTCTGGATCGGCCTCCACCATCCCCTGGGG AGCCAGCACTGGCAGTGGTCAGACGGCTCCCAGCTGGACTTCGGCCCCTGGCAGCTGGGGCACGGTGGCAGAGGCTGCGCCGCGCTGCAGGGCACCACTG AGCCCAGCCGGTGGCACAGTGACAGCTGCGGGGACAGGAAGCCTTTCGTCTGCAGGGCCACTGCCTAG